The Pseudobdellovibrionaceae bacterium genomic interval TCAGAAATAATGAAATTAAGCATTATATTAGCTTTAGCAAAGTTACTTTCCACTTATAATATCCACAATAGCTTAAATTTTAAACAGCTAATAAAGCCATCTATCTTGCTGTGTTTACCTTTTTTACTAATAATGAAACAGCCCGACCTAGGTACTGCTTTAATTATTTTAAGCATTGGTGCCTCGATGCTAATTTTTTTTACACTAGAACATAAAGTTATTATTATAACCGGTATTTCTGTATTAATTTGTATACCCCTAGCTTGGAACTTTGTGCTTAAGCCCTACCAAAAAAAACGCATCATTACTTTTGTACAACCTTATAAAGACCCCAAAGGTATTGGCTACAACAGCATACAGTCACAAATTGCTATTGGCAGCGGGCAACTTATTGGAAAAGGTTTTACCAAAGGGACGCAATCACAATTACACTTTATTCCAGAGCGACATTCTGATTTTATCTTTAGTGTTTTAAGCGAAGAGTTTGGCTTTTGGGGAGCTTGCCTTTGCCTGCTATTATTTTTTTTATTATTTTCGATCTGCCTGCAAATAGCTGTCACTAGTTTGAGTGGTTTTTCCAGCCTCTGTATAGTCGGAATTGTTTCTTTTATTTTTTGGCAGGTATTTATTAACATCGGCATGGTTACGGGCATCCTCCCCATTGTAGGCACTCCCTTGCCATTTTTTTCCTATGGAGGATCTAGTATTATTAGTATTAGTGCAGCACTAGGCATACTTTCTTCTATTTCGTACCATATGCGAATTTTTTAACACCAAGTCCTTTTACCAAGCCTATAAAAATGGTTTTTTCTTTGCTGTATTAAAGCAATGAACAGAACTAAAGACCCTCTTTTGCTTTTAGCTTCTTTAAGTTGGCATAACATTCACTTAAAACCAGCTAACTTTTTAACACTCTTAAAAAAGTATAAAAAATATCAATTTTCTATTGCCGATACATGGAAATATTTGCCTTCTCACTTGCAAGAACGATTAAAAGTAAAACCCCATTGGTGGAAAGATTCCATAGAACAACTAACATGGTCTATAAAACAAAACATACAATTTACTTACCCTGGGCATCACCATTATCCTTGTTCATTAATTAGAGATCTAAATTATAGCCCTTTATTATCTTATATAGGAAAACCTTTAAACCAAGAAACTTCGCCCCTGCTAGCCGTTGTTGGTAGTCGTAAACCCAGCATAGATAGTTTAAATTGGATGGATGCTACCCTAGGGCCTGTCATAAAACAAAACCATATAAACTGTATTAGTGGAGGGGCTCAGGGAATAGATCAACATAGTCATCAAATTAGTATTCGCAATAACACCCCTACTATTGCTGTGATACCCACAGGATTTAAAAATATTTATCCCCACTCGTTTCAAAGTTACATCAAGGCTATTGAAAAAAGCGGAGGCAGTATAGTTAGTTTATTTTCTCCCAATATGCCATTGTTTAAATATAATTTTCATAAAAGAAATTGGTTAATAGCCAGCTTATCTACTCATGTTTTAATGATTGTGGGGCAAAAAAAAAGTGGTAGCTTATTAACCGCAAGCCTGGGTTTACAGTTAAATAAAGAAGTGGGAACTATTCCACAAGCCCCTTGGAGTGTATTTTCTGGAAATATTGAACTCATAAAACAAGGCTCTCAAATTTTATCCACCAAAGACGATCTGTCCACTTGGTTAAAGTTTAGTAGTCACTAAAAAGACAACATTCTTTCTGATAAAGGTATATTGCGCTTTCTTTTATAATACATCCAAAAACAAAAAATAATAATCCATAGATTAGGCATTAAATAAATTAAATATTCGGTGCCAAAACTTTTTTTCGATAAACTTAAAAAAATAGAATACAGTAACCAAAATATAGAAACAACAAAAACTGCTGTAGCAGATTGCCATTTTTTTTTAGAAAAATTCATAGGTAAAAGTATCCATGCCAATAAGCAAAATGATAAACACGATAAAATTAAATTAATAGACTTATATTTATATATTACTTGTTTTTGCGCTATTTGATTATCAAAACTGTTAGAAGAGTTTAAATCTAATAAATTATAGTATTTTAAATGGGGCTTGATAGAATTTGTTGCAAAAGATTGTAGCAAAAATTGTGCTTTATCAAAGTTATATAAAAAAGGCTCTTTTTCTGAAAAATTATATGCTTTTCCTTTGTGTAATTCTAAAATTAAATCTTTTTTATCTTCTTCTGTTTTTATAAATGTTCGCGATTTTTTAGCATACATAGATATATTATTTTTTTTGTTGGGAATAAAAGCAAAAATATTTTTAAAAAAATTATTAGAAAGCTTGTCTTTGGCATAAAATAAACTATCTTTAATTCCAAGCTGAAAAACTTCTGATTTCATACTTTGGTATACGCTAACACTAAATTGATTGCGCATTATCTTTAATTTATACGAGGCCATAGGCTTTAAAAAAAAATTTACTTGTAAGCTAAGTAAAAAAACAAAAAAACCTGCCGCAGCAATTGGATAAAAAAAAAATTTTAACCCTAACATAGAACTTAAAAGAAATTCATTATTAAAAAAAAGAGAATTATAAACAAAAAGAATGGCAATTAATAAACTAATTGGTAAAAGTAAAGGCAAGAAGGTAAATAAATCGATTGCCAAATAAGTAATAAAATCTAAAAAAGTTATTCTACTAGAAAAATAACTAAAAAGTTTTAAAACCTCTAAGATATAAAAAATACAACAAAAGAGGAAGGTAATAAATAAAAATTTTTTTATTAATTTATTAAAAATATAACAAAAAAACTCTAATTTAGAACTTTGTAAAAAACTTAACATATTTTTATAATCTAGAAAGGCTTTTTTCAATGTTATCTTTTAGTTGCAAAATGTTCTCTGACTCTCCAATAAAGTATAAAAAAGTATTATGTTGTTTAACATATTGCACCAATAAACTTTTCTTTTGAGGGCCACCTGTATATCCTGACCACACAGTAGGAGATATTTTTTCTATAGAAATTTGTGATTCTAAAAAATTATTTATACCTTTTATTTGTTTTTTGTTTTGCTTTTTTAAAAAATTTTTCTCTGTAACCGGCCCTTTTCGTAATGCAATTTGCTTATAAATTAATATATTAAGCTTATTAACCTTCTCTTCTTTAGAAATAAGTTGATAATTTTTTAAACTAACTAATTTATACCCTTTAGCTTCTTCTAAAGAGTCTAAATAAAAGCCTTCTAAGTTAGAAAAGTAACTAGCTATTTGTATTTTTTTATCAACCGAAGATAAACCTCTCTTCTTTTTCTTAGTTACCTTAGGGGAAGAAGCAGGGCTTTCTATGTCTACCACAAGAAGATTTATATCGTCTTTACTTATTTTATAACTAAAAACTCCAACCAATAAAGCAAATACCAACAAGCCTAACTGCCAATCTCTTTTTCTAACATTTTTCTTTTTTCTGTCTAATAATAACATTTTTATATTTTTTAAATTATCTTGAATGTTTATAGAGGCTACGCTTTCTACTTTACTAAAATAATATTTAGCTTCTTCTAAGTTGTGAAGCACTTCGTAGCACAAGGCTTTAGATAAATAAATAATATGGTTAAAGTTTGTAATGGTATCGGGAACATTTTTTAAATACACTTTCATTTTTTTCTTAATTACCTTGCGTTTTTCAACAGAGCCTTCTTGTGTATAAGCAATAACTAAAGCCCATAGTAAAAAAACTTGTTTTTTTGCATAAATAATATAAGAATTGTTGATTTTTTCTAACAAATTAGTTAAGTCGCAACTTTTTAATTGTTCTATAATTTCATCTTCTATTAGCTGTTGCTTAAATTGGTTTTCAAACTGCTCTTGCTCTAGCACAGATTGATAAGAAACCCTCATCTCTTCTTTAGATAAAGTGCTGTACGCTTCTGAAATAGAGTTAAATATTTCTTCGTAAAGCCCTCGCTCTTCTTCCGAAGAAAAAAAGGCAGCATTATCGGGATGAAATTTTTTAGAAAGATGCCTATATGCTTGTTTAA includes:
- a CDS encoding LptF/LptG family permease gives rise to the protein MLSFLQSSKLEFFCYIFNKLIKKFLFITFLFCCIFYILEVLKLFSYFSSRITFLDFITYLAIDLFTFLPLLLPISLLIAILFVYNSLFFNNEFLLSSMLGLKFFFYPIAAAGFFVFLLSLQVNFFLKPMASYKLKIMRNQFSVSVYQSMKSEVFQLGIKDSLFYAKDKLSNNFFKNIFAFIPNKKNNISMYAKKSRTFIKTEEDKKDLILELHKGKAYNFSEKEPFLYNFDKAQFLLQSFATNSIKPHLKYYNLLDLNSSNSFDNQIAQKQVIYKYKSINLILSCLSFCLLAWILLPMNFSKKKWQSATAVFVVSIFWLLYSIFLSLSKKSFGTEYLIYLMPNLWIIIFCFWMYYKRKRNIPLSERMLSF
- the rodA gene encoding rod shape-determining protein RodA; this encodes MILQQPTTNIFYKLNLKLIFIIVALQVFGLIVLYSASYNNVKLGLEMIFWKQLTWLTIGWVVFFIFTFIQPKLFFKLAYPLYFLNIALLVFTLTEGVSFYGAKRWIKIGIFYLQSSEIMKLSIILALAKLLSTYNIHNSLNFKQLIKPSILLCLPFLLIMKQPDLGTALIILSIGASMLIFFTLEHKVIIITGISVLICIPLAWNFVLKPYQKKRIITFVQPYKDPKGIGYNSIQSQIAIGSGQLIGKGFTKGTQSQLHFIPERHSDFIFSVLSEEFGFWGACLCLLLFFLLFSICLQIAVTSLSGFSSLCIVGIVSFIFWQVFINIGMVTGILPIVGTPLPFFSYGGSSIISISAALGILSSISYHMRIF